Proteins co-encoded in one Candidatus Jidaibacter acanthamoeba genomic window:
- a CDS encoding HEAT repeat domain-containing protein: MELMEDKERYVRQAAAESLGKIGQGSEKVIDAL; this comes from the coding sequence ATTGAATTAATGGAAGATAAAGAAAGATATGTAAGGCAAGCAGCCGCAGAGAGTTTAGGTAAGATAGGGCAAGGAAGTGAGAAAGTAATTGATGCACTAC